The Raphanus sativus cultivar WK10039 chromosome 6, ASM80110v3, whole genome shotgun sequence sequence GATTaatgatgtagcggaagcttttagggatagaactagatccgtttattccaagaatacacgaatctagggtttgtgaatactcttcacagtgcttaattaaaaaatcttagggtttgagaatactcttttcagtggtttatcaaaacctcttctggaaaactacttttattaaatcatcaaaaactgaatacaaccatagaatctaaaagactatatataagaaaaccataaaaccctaaaacattaagataactatcaaataatttataaaataaatattaagatatatggaaatattccaaatatttatctgcatcattctctccgggttggagaagattcgtcctcgaatcttgatcATAGTCTTTGAATCCAGAACGTTTTCCAAGAAAAACtcttcctcgaatcttcaatagCTTGTATCGCACGATTTTTGAACGAATCCGATTGTAACTTGAATCTTCAAAAATCCATTTTTGCACAAAATTTGCACATAACAGATCATTAAGATTCTGCCCAAAATCTTCATCAATACAATTTCGCCCTATTTTTGCACGAAAATCGTTCTGCAGAGACTTTACACAGATCTCATCATGTCCGAGTTTTGCACAAACTTCATCTTTATAGACAGAGTCGACAACACAAATATCTTCTTCGATAAATCTCTCttcgtcttcatcatcatccaacTGCACATCTTGAGCTCGTGctgcttctcttttctttaatgCCTCATCGAACTTATTTAATGCCGTGTAGAAATCTTGTTCTAACTTCTTATTAATCTTGTTGAGATCTTGTTGAAACTTGTTGATATCTTGTTTACACTTTTCCAAGATCTCAACTATCTCAactagttgttgttgttgtagataCATCTGCGATCAAGATAATGGAACCGTTTGGCTCTGGTAccaactgatgtagcggaagtTTTTAGAGATAGAACTAGATCCGTTTATTCCAAGAATAcacgaatctagggtttgtcacagtgcttaattaaaaactcttagggtttgagaatactcttctcagtggtttatcaaaacctcttctggaaaactccttttattaaatcatcaaaaactgaatacaaccatagagtctaaaagactatatataagaaaaccataaaacattaagataattatcaaataatttataaaataaataataagatatatggaaatattccaaatatttatctgcatcattctctccggttggagaagattcgtcctcgaatcttggTCATAGACTTCGAATCCAGAACGTTTTCCAAGAAAAACtcttcctcgaatcttcaatagCTTGTATCACACGATTTTTTCACGAATCCGATTGTAACTTGAATCTTCAAAAATCCGTTTTTGCACAAAATTTGCACATAATAGATCATTAAGATTCTGCCCAAAATCTTCATCAATACAATTTCGCCCTATTTTTGCACGAAAATCGTTCTGCAGAGACTTTACACAGATCTCATCCTGTCCGAGTTTTGCACAAACTTCATTTTTATAGACAGAGTCGACAACACAAATATCTTCTTCGATAAATCTCTCctcgtcttcatcatcatccaacTGCACATCTTGAGCTCGTGctgcttctcttttctttaatgCCTCATCGAACTTATTTAATGCCGTGCAGAAATCTTGTTCTAACTTCTTATTAATCTTGTTGAGATCTTGTTGAAACTTGTTGATATCTTGTTTACACTTTTCCAAGATCTCAACTATCTCAACTAGTTGTTGTAGATACATCTGCGATCAAGATAATAGAACcgtttggctctgataccaactgatgtagcggaagcttttagggatagaactagatccgtttattccaagaatacacgaatctagggtttgtgaatactcttcacagtgcttaattaaaaactcttagggtttgagaatactcttctcagtggtttatcaaaacctcttctggaaaactccttttattaaatcatcaaaaACTGAATATAACCATAGAgtctaaaagactatatataagaaaaccataaaaccctaaaacattaagataattatcagataatttataaaataaataataagatatatggaaatattccaaatatttatatgcATCAATTAATCACAACAATGGCCACAGTGTTCTCGTCTGCAACGGCTTCGACGCCTTGGAGATCGATCTCCCATTCTCTGTCGGGGAGAAGATCGAACTTGCGGATCTCGAGTCCACTGTAGACAGCACGAGCGTCGTAGTGAGTGAAACCAGGATGTGGGAGCAATATGTTTGCGTTTTGTCGAGCCAACGATTCGAACACAAGCTCTATCCCATGGTTGCATCCAACTGTCAGGAAGATGTCGTCCGGTGTCAGCTTGTTCGGAAGATCTGGGTTCAGATAATCGGTGACGGCTttgttcacaaaaaaaaatcaaccaaatgAGGGTCGATCTAGTGCATTTTAAAAGCTATGGGCTCTATTTATAAGAAATCTAAAACTATAGGGTCCTCAAagtcaatttcaaaattaattatacaCGAAGATTTCTGTTGGTGTTCTGTTGGTGTTCTGTCGAGTGAGTGGATAGAGTCAGTAGATAAGCTGAAGCTCGAATCGGATCAAATGTCGCTAAGATCTCGAATTTCTTGATCgagaataataatattttaatttatatatacctTCTGGCGGGGAGAATTCCAACTCCAgaactaggcctgggcattcgggtcgtcgggtcgggtcctttcgggtccgggtctttcgggtctaggagtttaagacccgatagggtaatttcaaattttcggttcCGGGTCTGTTCGGGTCGtaccgggtccgggtcgggtcgggtcttagatagttggacccattcgggtaaTTAGAATTTATCAGTTCGGTTCTGGGTTTGGTTCaggtcgggttcggttcagattcgacctaaaaaatacctaaaagtagaaaaaaacatatgaaaatatttgacattttatttaaaatttgtgtttttattatattaaaatgtgtatatatactaaactgTGCGAGATAAAACAATAATTGGTTGTCTCCTATTGGTTGAGCCCTTTGCTCTGTAGGCAAATAACCCGTCTTCGACTCCCCTtcgattcattttatttaatttacattattaattcgggtatccgtcggatttcgggttcgggtcgggtccaagatccgcgggtcctctacaacaagacccgatagggtaatttgattggatcggttcctacccggaccgagttttttcggatcgggtcttcgggtccgggtaaaatgctCAGGCCTATCCGGGACAGTAAGAATTGCTTTTGCCGGAGCGGAGGGCGTTGACGACGGCGTCTTCCGCCTCGATACAGGTGCGGAAGCAAGGATAGACGGAAGGATCTCCATGGCCAAGGGGCAAAATAGTCTTTTTGATGTCCTTGCTGCAGTTGTCGAAGAGCATGTAGATAACGCGTCTCAGCGTCACGGTCGAGGCTTTCGCGGCCTTGTCTGCTCCACCGTACCATGGCCATTCGGAGATTAACTCGATATACCCCATACCCTCTCAAAAATATTCACACTATCCCTTCCCTATTCATACTAACCCTTTTATCCCTCCTTTTTCCTTGCAATTACCTTACTCTCCTTCCTTCCTTTCTACACATCTCGTGATCTCACTCTTCCTTTCATCCCCTTTATTCTCCAATTAAATACCAACCATATTTCAACCACTTACATGGCCCACAAAGAAACCTTAACCAATCAGATTTTTTGTGCCCCACATGTCTCCTTTTCCCCTTCTTCAGCGTATTCTCTTTTCCTCCATTGACGATTTTTGAAGCTCCAAAACAGATAATTCAGGTTCGTTttccatgatttttttttgtgaaatttacatttaaataacgTGTATATGATGGGTAACGTTAACACTGTAAGATTTGATGAAAATTTGAGAGTTTTAAAACgatttttataactatttttatgGATTTCAGGTATATTTTATATCcgtttttgatgaaatttttgcTGAAATATCAACTGTATATCTTGTCTAGTGTAAAAACAAGAAGATCCGATGAAAATTTGTGagattaaaaacgatttttgaaaACTAGGTCTATGGATTTTGGGTACATTTTATGTtcgttttgatgtttttttgtgtgtaatttCATTAGGATGAATTACACATTATGGGTAATGTAACATCCTAACAATTTCGTCCTTAAAAGATGATTAGTTAGCTGAAGAATAGATTATGGGTACTACTAAGATAACTAAGTTTACTAAGACAAAATAGTTTTACTGGTATTACTGGGATTACTATGTTGACAAGTTCGACTAATATTACTCGTATTACTATGTATAGTACTGAAATGAATTAGTATTAGTAAAATAAGATAATACGGTGTCAGAATCAATTTTAAGATTCTTAATAATTATACTTCTATTTTATTTCAGGAAAAATGCAGAATCCGCATTGCAcaattatatgttttgattatggAGGATATTATATGAAGGATGGGGCTGAAATAAAATGGGTCTCGGGAGatggtgatggagaagatgaaatTCACACGCTTGTGTTGAAGAAATCAGTGGAGGAGGTCACTTACTCTGGTTTGGTTGGTGGTATTTGCAGAAAGATAAAGGTAGATGAATCTAAGATGGAAGTGAAGATTAGTTACTTCCCGATGATATTGTATTCGTACAAGCCATCATATATCCGGAATGATGAAGACATTTTTGGTTATCTACTGCAAGTAAATCACGAGATGTGTAGAAATGTTCTACATGTGGAGTTCAGCAATAAAGAAGTGAAACtttcagaagaagatgatgaaacaGATGATGTCTATGTTGGTCTATCTGATAGAGAGGCTACTGATAGAGAGACTACTAATTTTGAGGCTGGTGATGAAGATGGTACTGAGAATGATGGAACTGGTAACGAAGGTGTTGGTGGTGTGCTCACTTTTGACGAAGACATTGAGATGCATGATAGTGTGTATCAGCCACGGGATGATGGTATGGATTTGGTTTTAGGTCAAGAATTTATAAACAAGGATGCAGCAAAAGTTCTTATTCAGACTGCTTCATATCAGAAATGTTTTGAGTTTGATATAATTAAGTCAGATACAAAAAGATATGTGGTTAAATGCCGAGGagccaaagaagaagactgCAAGTGGTTTGTGCGAATTGCAAAGTTAAAGAATTCAGATCTTTGGACAGTtagaagcttcatcaaccagcaTACATGTTCTGTTGTTACTACTAGAACACTGCCTGATAGAGAAGCCACTGATAGAGAGACTACTGATAGAGAGGCAACTGATATCGAGCCTGGTGATAAAGATCATACTGAGAATGATGCAACTGATAATGAAGGTACTGGTGGTGTGCTAACTCTTCAAGAAGGAATTGAGGTGCATGCTGCTGTGTGTGAGCCAGGGGATGATGTTATTGATTTGGAATTAGGTCAAGAATTTAGAACTAAGGAGGAAGCAAAAGTTCATATTCAGACGGCCGCACATCAGAATTGTTTTGAGTTTGATATCATTAAGTCGGATGCTAAGAAATTTGTGATTAAATGCAGAGGAGCCAAAGAAGGATGTAAGTGGTTTGTACGAGTTGCAAATTTGCATAATTCAGATCTTTGGACGGTTAGAAGCTATATCAAGAAGCATACATGTTCTGTTGTTACTACAAGAACACTGCGTAATAGAAGGAAAGGCACATCACATATCTGTGCATCTCTTTTGGCCAAAGATTATCCTGGTACATTTGACACACCAGTTCCCAAAGTTCTGATCGATTTGGTTCATCGCAAGGTTGGTGTGGCAGTATCATACACAACGACATGGAGAGCAAAAAGAGAAGCTGCTAATGAAGTGAGAGGAAGTCCAGAAGAGAGTTTTACTTTATTGAACTGTTATCTACACATGCTAAAGGAGAAAATATTGGCACAAGAAGTAGTGTGGTAGTGGATGAGGAAAACAAATTCAAGTACCTGTTTTTTGCCCTTGGAGCTAGCATAGAAGGGTTTTGGGCAATGCGGAAAGTCCTCATTGTGGATGGAACACACCTCAAGAATGTCTATGGTGGAGTTCTCCTTGTCGCGACTGCTCAGGATCCCGATCATCATCACTACCCAATTGCGTTTGGTGTAGCAGACGGAGAGAATGATGAAAGCTGGACATGGTTTATGGAGCAGTTGAAATTAGCGATAACTGATGTCCCCGGATTGGTGTTTCTTTCAGATAGAAACAGAAGCTTGATCAAGGCAGTGCGTCTAGTATTACCTGAGGCCGAACATGGGTATTGTATATGGCATTTGTCTCAGAATGTTAAAGGCCACGTCCATAACAACAA is a genomic window containing:
- the LOC130495717 gene encoding S-alkyl-thiohydroximate lyase SUR1-like, with the translated sequence MGYIELISEWPWYGGADKAAKASTVTLRRVIYMLFDNCSKDIKKTILPLGHGDPSVYPCFRTCIEAEDAVVNALRSGKSNSYSVTDYLNPDLPNKLTPDDIFLTVGCNHGIELVFESLARQNANILLPHPGFTHYDARAVYSGLEIRKFDLLPDREWEIDLQGVEAVADENTVAIVVIN